One Glutamicibacter mishrai genomic window carries:
- a CDS encoding ABC transporter permease encodes MSSVATAPKKGFDFKAFLANNGALVGLVILCLALFIATPRFLTGPNLLNIGIQVSTIAVMAFGMTFVIVAAGIDLSVGSVAALSAMGSSYAVTTAGLPDGLSIPVGLAIGALSGWVTGAMSAYGKLPTFIASLAMLTVVRGLTLVISDGRPISTSSSVSWLGDDLGPIPMPIIILLVSGLLAAFVLNRTVIGKNAFAVGGNTEAARLSGIPVKRVLVTVFVISGLFAALSGMILAGRLDSAQPTLASGYELDAIAAVVIGGASLSGGVGRISGTLIGALVLAVIRNGLNLLSVSAFWQQVVIGAVIAIAVGFDVLRRKNVKH; translated from the coding sequence ATGAGCAGCGTAGCTACTGCCCCGAAGAAGGGCTTCGACTTCAAGGCATTTCTGGCCAATAACGGCGCGCTGGTCGGCCTGGTCATCCTCTGCTTGGCGCTATTTATCGCCACGCCGCGCTTTTTGACCGGGCCGAACCTGCTGAATATCGGCATCCAGGTCTCTACCATCGCGGTAATGGCCTTCGGCATGACCTTCGTGATCGTGGCCGCCGGCATCGACCTCTCGGTAGGTTCGGTGGCAGCCCTTTCCGCCATGGGTTCCTCCTACGCGGTTACCACCGCCGGGCTGCCCGATGGCCTGTCCATTCCGGTGGGCCTGGCCATTGGCGCACTGTCGGGCTGGGTCACCGGTGCGATGAGTGCCTACGGCAAGCTGCCGACCTTCATCGCTTCGCTGGCGATGCTTACCGTGGTGCGCGGCCTGACCCTGGTCATCTCCGATGGCCGCCCGATTTCCACCAGCTCCTCGGTGTCCTGGCTGGGCGATGATCTGGGGCCGATCCCGATGCCGATCATCATCCTGCTGGTCTCCGGCCTGCTCGCCGCCTTCGTGCTCAATCGCACCGTGATCGGCAAGAACGCCTTCGCCGTGGGTGGCAACACCGAAGCCGCACGCCTCTCCGGCATCCCGGTCAAGCGCGTGCTGGTCACCGTATTCGTGATCTCCGGGCTCTTCGCGGCGCTCTCGGGCATGATCCTGGCCGGCCGCCTGGATTCGGCCCAGCCAACCCTGGCCTCCGGGTACGAACTGGATGCCATCGCCGCTGTCGTCATTGGCGGCGCCTCGCTCTCCGGCGGTGTCGGACGCATCTCCGGCACCTTGATCGGCGCGCTCGTGCTGGCCGTGATCCGCAACGGCCTGAACCTGCTTTCGGTCTCCGCCTTCTGGCAGCAGGTCGTCATCGGCGCAGTCATCGCAATCGCCGTCGGCTTTGACGTGCTGCGCCGCAAGAACGTCAAGCACTAG
- a CDS encoding sugar ABC transporter ATP-binding protein: MSNDALLVLDKVCKSFGPVQVIDNVTVEVHAGKVSVLLGENGAGKSTLIKMIAGVHEPDAGQILFKGQPVRIRDTKTSEALGIATIHQELNLVPSMTIAENITLGRVPRKFGVINRRAMRKIAREALAKLELDLDVNTPVGELGLAQQQLVEIAKALSLEARVLILDEPTAALTTTEIEHLFKVVNQLKSQGVGMVFISHHLDEIAAIGDFVNVLRDGKFIATVPADTDENELVRLMVGRDIDAQFPRVASEPGNEPLLSVENLSDDRLKNISLQVRPGEVVALAGLMGAGRTELIRAIAGADKYSSGTVKVAGKKLASFDVAAATRAGIGHVPEDRKTQGLVLDASVAENIGYATLVATSKNGLVDRKGQKARAQQVAERLRIRMSSIDAPIRSLSGGNQQKAVFGRWFTAGAKVLLLDEPTRGVDVGAKVEIYELINEITASGGCVLMASSELPEVLGMSDRVLVMSQGRIAGELATNQATQDAIMALAISNVHREEEMGIK; this comes from the coding sequence ATGAGTAACGACGCTCTGCTGGTCCTCGACAAGGTCTGCAAGTCCTTCGGCCCGGTACAGGTCATCGACAATGTCACCGTTGAAGTGCATGCAGGAAAAGTCTCGGTGCTGCTCGGCGAAAACGGTGCAGGAAAGTCCACCCTGATCAAGATGATCGCCGGTGTCCACGAACCCGACGCCGGACAGATCCTGTTCAAGGGACAGCCTGTGCGGATCCGGGACACCAAGACTTCCGAAGCCCTGGGCATTGCCACGATCCACCAGGAATTGAACCTGGTCCCGTCGATGACCATTGCCGAGAACATCACCTTGGGCCGCGTGCCACGCAAATTCGGCGTCATCAACCGCCGTGCCATGCGCAAGATCGCCCGCGAAGCCTTGGCCAAGCTGGAACTGGATCTCGACGTGAACACCCCGGTTGGGGAACTCGGCCTGGCCCAGCAGCAGCTGGTGGAGATCGCCAAGGCCTTGAGCCTTGAAGCCCGCGTCCTGATCCTGGACGAGCCCACCGCGGCATTGACCACCACCGAGATCGAGCACCTGTTCAAGGTGGTGAACCAGCTGAAGAGCCAGGGCGTTGGCATGGTCTTCATCAGCCACCACCTCGATGAGATCGCTGCCATCGGCGACTTCGTGAACGTGCTGCGCGATGGAAAATTCATCGCCACCGTCCCGGCTGACACCGATGAAAACGAGCTGGTCCGCCTCATGGTGGGCCGCGACATCGACGCCCAATTCCCGCGCGTGGCCAGCGAACCGGGCAACGAGCCGTTGCTGAGCGTCGAGAACCTCAGCGATGACCGGCTGAAGAACATTTCCCTTCAGGTCCGCCCGGGCGAGGTCGTCGCGCTGGCCGGGCTCATGGGAGCTGGACGCACCGAGCTGATCCGCGCCATCGCCGGGGCGGACAAGTACAGTTCTGGCACCGTGAAGGTCGCTGGCAAGAAGCTGGCCAGCTTCGACGTCGCAGCGGCCACCCGCGCGGGCATCGGCCATGTGCCCGAAGACCGCAAGACCCAGGGCCTGGTGCTGGATGCCTCGGTGGCCGAGAACATCGGCTACGCCACCTTGGTGGCCACTTCGAAGAACGGGCTGGTGGACCGCAAGGGCCAGAAGGCCCGGGCGCAGCAGGTCGCAGAACGCCTGCGGATCCGGATGAGCAGCATCGACGCGCCGATCCGGTCGCTGTCCGGAGGCAACCAGCAGAAGGCAGTGTTCGGCCGATGGTTCACCGCAGGAGCCAAGGTGCTGCTGCTGGACGAACCGACGAGAGGCGTGGACGTCGGCGCCAAGGTCGAAATCTACGAATTGATCAACGAGATCACCGCCTCCGGAGGCTGCGTGTTGATGGCCTCCAGCGAACTGCCCGAAGTATTGGGCATGTCCGACCGCGTCCTGGTGATGAGCCAGGGACGCATCGCCGGGGAACTGGCCACCAATCAAGCAACCCAGGACGCCATCATGGCCCTGGCCATCAGCAATGTGCATCGTGAAGAAGAAATGGGAATCAAGTAA
- a CDS encoding LacI family DNA-binding transcriptional regulator, whose product MNAVTIKDVALAAGVSSATASRVLSGHPATSADSREKVEAAAKSLGFVPNAQARSLRSTKTDTIALLISDVRNPYFSDLAHSVEQQAHEAGMMTFIGNANEDTQQQDQFLAAMLSRRVDGLIVVPQGLDEDADHPSEMLQRIISSKTPMVFVDRTLPQLDIPSISAASAQALDEAIGQLKALGHRHIAFLGGPAHASTARERHRAFDAALAANGLETDEKLHFAGDFQAASGAQGARWLLEHDRRPTAVIIADAPMAIGALTIWREAGVKVGSELSVIAFDEVDAMLMHHPPIATISHDLRAMGRAAVTALQSVMAGNEPEPQEFISQFTARASLAQAPETPGA is encoded by the coding sequence ATGAATGCCGTCACCATCAAAGACGTGGCACTGGCCGCCGGAGTATCTTCGGCCACTGCCTCACGCGTTCTTTCCGGACACCCCGCCACCTCGGCTGATTCCCGCGAAAAAGTAGAAGCGGCCGCAAAGAGCCTTGGCTTTGTTCCCAACGCCCAGGCCCGCTCACTTCGCTCCACAAAAACCGACACCATCGCCTTGCTGATTTCCGATGTCCGCAACCCCTACTTCTCGGACCTCGCCCACTCGGTAGAACAGCAAGCCCATGAAGCCGGGATGATGACCTTCATCGGCAACGCCAATGAAGACACCCAGCAGCAAGACCAGTTCCTGGCCGCAATGCTCTCGCGCCGCGTGGATGGCCTCATCGTGGTCCCCCAAGGACTGGACGAGGACGCTGACCATCCCAGCGAAATGCTCCAGCGCATCATCTCTTCGAAAACCCCCATGGTTTTTGTGGACCGCACTCTGCCCCAGCTGGATATTCCATCCATATCAGCGGCAAGCGCCCAAGCCCTCGATGAGGCCATCGGACAGCTGAAGGCGCTGGGCCACCGGCACATCGCATTCCTCGGCGGACCTGCCCACGCATCGACCGCGCGCGAACGCCACCGCGCCTTCGACGCGGCACTGGCGGCCAACGGCTTGGAGACCGACGAGAAATTGCACTTTGCCGGCGACTTCCAAGCCGCCTCCGGTGCCCAAGGCGCTCGATGGCTGCTGGAACATGATCGGCGGCCCACCGCGGTGATCATCGCCGACGCGCCAATGGCTATCGGCGCGCTGACCATCTGGCGAGAGGCGGGAGTCAAGGTGGGCTCCGAGCTATCGGTCATTGCCTTTGACGAAGTGGATGCGATGCTCATGCATCACCCGCCGATCGCGACGATCAGCCACGACCTGCGCGCCATGGGCCGCGCTGCGGTCACCGCACTTCAATCAGTGATGGCTGGCAACGAGCCAGAACCCCAAGAATTCATCAGCCAATTCACCGCTCGGGCATCCCTTGCCCAAGCCCCGGAAACCCCCGGCGCCTAG